In Mycteria americana isolate JAX WOST 10 ecotype Jacksonville Zoo and Gardens chromosome 3, USCA_MyAme_1.0, whole genome shotgun sequence, a single genomic region encodes these proteins:
- the KATNA1 gene encoding katanin p60 ATPase-containing subunit A1, with translation MLNMSLVMISENVKLAREYALLGNYDSAMVYYQGVLDQMNKYLYSVRDTYLQQKWQQVWQEISVEAKHVKDIMKTLESFKLDSTPLKASQQELPAHDAEVWSLPVPAERRPSPGPRKRQSAPCSDCRGHNNRISAAVRGPHRPSSRNPNDKGKAVRSREKKDQQNKGKEEKNKSTSEISESEPKKFDSTGYDKDLVEALERDIISQNPNIRWDDIADLVEAKKLLKEAVVLPMWMPEFFKGIRRPWKGVLMVGPPGTGKTLLAKAVATECKTTFFNVSSSTLTSKYRGESEKLVRLLFEMARFYAPTTIFIDEIDSICSRRGTSEEHEASRRVKAELLVQMDGVGGATENDDPSKMVMVLAATNFPWDIDEALRRRLEKRIYIPLPSAKGREELLRINLRELELADDVDLANIAEKMEGYSGADITNVCRDASLMAMRRRIEGLTPEEIRNLSRDEMHMPTTMEDFEIALKKVSKSVSAADIEKYEKWIVEFGSC, from the exons atgTTGAACATGAGCCTTGTTATGATCAGTGAGAATGTAAAGCTGGCCCGTGAATATGCCTTACTGGGAAATTATGACTCTGCGATGGTCTACTACCAGGGAGTTCTTGACCAAATGAATAAGTACCTCTACTCTGTCAGAGATACGTATCTGCAGCAGAAATGGCAACAG gtttgGCAAGAGATAAGTGTGGAAGCTAAGCATGTGAAAGATATAATGAAAACACTAGAGAGTTTTAAACTAGACAGTACTCCATTGAAAGCTTCACAACAAGAATTACCAGCTCATGATGCAGAAGTCTGGTCTTTGCCAGTACCTGCTGAACGTAG ACCTTCGCCAGGACCCAGAAAACGTCAGTCTGCTCCGTGCAGTGATTGCAGAGGTCACAATAATCGTATAAGTGCAGCTGTCAGAGGCCCTCACCGTCCATCCTCTCGAAATCCCAATGATAAAGGGAAGGCGGTCCGCAGCCGGGAAAAAAAGGATcagcaaaataaaggaaaagaggaaaag AACAAATCCACATCTGAGATTTCAGAGTCTGAACCAAAGAAATTTGATAGTACTGGATATGATAAAGATTTAGTAGAAGCTTTGGAAAGAGATATAATTTCTCAGAATCCCAACATCCGATG ggatGACATTGCTGATTTAGTAGAAGCCAAAAAGCTGCTTAAGGAAGCTGTAGTTTTACCGATGTGGATGCCAGAGTTTTTTAAGGGAATTAGAAGACCATGGAAG GGTGTGCTGATGGTTGGTCCTCCTGGTACTGGAAAGACCCTCCTGGCAAAAGCTGTAGCCACTGAATGCAAGACTacttttttcaatgtttcttctTCCACACTTACCTCAAAATACAGAGGAGAATCTGAGAAACTTGTTCGTCTACTGTTTGAAATG gcTCGATTTTATGCCCCAACAACTATATTTATTGATGAGATAGACTCTATCTGTAGTCGCAGGGGAACTTCAGAGGAGCATGAAGCTAGCCGACGCGTGAAGGCAGAACTGCTAGTTCAAATGGATG GTGTTGGTGGGGCTACTGAAAATGATGATCCTTCCAAGATGGTCATGGTACTTGCTGCTACTAATTTTCCTTGGGATATTGATGAAGCCCTAAGACGGAGACTAGAAAAGAGAATTTACATTCCTTTACCATCAG CAAAAGGTAGAGAGGAACTCCTAAGAATAAATCTGCGAGAGCTGGAACTGGCTGATGATGTTGACCTTGCAAATATAGCTGAGAAAATGGAGGGTTATTCAGGTGCAGACATTACCAACGTATGCAG AGATGCATCGTTGATGGCTATGAGAAGGCGTATTGAAGGCTTGACAccagaagaaataagaaatcttTCCCGAGATGAAATGCACATGCCAACAACTATGGAAGACTTTGAAATAGCTTTGAAGAAAGTTTCTAAATCTGTATCTGCTGCGGACATTGAGAAATACGAGAAATGGATAGTTGAATTTGGATCATGCTGA